One part of the Entelurus aequoreus isolate RoL-2023_Sb linkage group LG05, RoL_Eaeq_v1.1, whole genome shotgun sequence genome encodes these proteins:
- the pygo2 gene encoding pygopus homolog 2: protein MAAESGRLLAGQGKRSKASQMKSPEKKKARKSTSQAAGFSHLTEFAPPPTPMVDHLVASNPFDDDFGPPSRPSGPGGSPFLPSPGAGGGGSYGGAGRMGGGGGMGFMGGPGSGQPGRRPPFGPPSNAGPHHQLGFGGMPGFGGGGTGGGGGGGGGFPPGGPSQFNIPPNFSPPMHLGSGFNPMLSPGGMGGPGGGGPPHPRFGMPPQQAHGQGGHPFNSPPLPGGGGPRGPPHGPMPPMGGMGPGQGMNMMSGMGGGPGGNMLGGLPGMPSQGQFPQSQDGSYPGPSPPGPGNEDGKSFGGGGGPPPGPQQQQQQQQQLNLNPNGPPSSNNTTPGPPNSGPPQPGGDFQGHPDMQQPNASTPGQPPLAQPQLNSSPSGPHNGSGQPQHPPPNQLQPPNSANTPNSNNSVQQQQQSTPPNSAPGSASHNQQNNTPGTGGSMPNSAPNSGQNNMTNNNGSNTPGSNPNPPSNSTPNTQSPLPPGPSAPAVGPGSGPGKLGGPGMVFPCGLCMAEVHDDQDAILCEASCQRWFHRDCTGLTEPAYGLLTRESAAVWACDFCIKTKDIQAVFVRQGLGQLVAANES, encoded by the exons ATGGCTGCCGAATCGGGGAGACTACTGGCGGGACAAGGAAAACGAAGCAAAG CTTCACAAATGAAGAGCCCAGAGAAGAAGAAGGCGAGGAAGTCCACGTCACAG GCTGCGGGCTTCTCGCACCTCACAGAGTTTGCGCCCCCTCCTACACCCATGGTGGACCACCTGGTGGCCTCCAACCCGTTTGACGATGATTTCGGACCGCCATCTCGACCCAGCGGACCAGGTGGCTCCCCATTCCTTCCCAGCCCAGGTGCAGGCGGAGGCGGCAGTTATGGAGGCGCGGGTCGAATGGGGGGCGGCGGCGGTATGGGTTTCATGGGAGGACCAGGCAGCGGACAGCCGGGTCGTAGACCGCCGTTTGGACCGCCTTCCAACGCAGGACCTCACCACCAGCTAGGTTTTGGCGGTATGCCTGGCTTCGGAGGTGGGGGCACTGGTGGGGGAGGAGGCGGAGGGGGTGGATTCCCTCCTGGTGGACCATCTCAGTTCAATATACCCCCAAACTTCAGCCCACCAATGCACCTCGGGTCTGGCTTTAACCCTATGTTGTCTCCAGGAGGGATGGGGGGTCCAGGAGGAGGGGGTCCACCCCACCCTCGATTCGGCATGCCTCCACAACAGGCACATGGACAAGGGGGGCACCCATTTAACAGTCCACCGTTACCTGGTGGAGGAGGCCCCAGAGGGCCCCCACATGGTCCCATGCCTCCCATGGGTGGCATGGGGCCCGGCCAGGGCATGAACATGATGAGTGGAATGGGTGGTGGTCCTGGAGGAAACATGCTGGGAGGGCTACCAGGCATGCCTTCTCAAGGACAATTCCCCCAATCACAGGATGGCTCCTATCCTGGTCCCAGTCCACCAGGGCCAGGCAACGAGGATGGAAAGAGTTTTGGGGGCGGCGGAGGACCTCCACCTGGgcctcagcagcagcagcaacaacagcAGCAGCTTAACCTAAATCCCAACGGCCCCCCATCCTCTAATAACACCACCCCTGGTCCTCCTAACTCTGGACCCCCACAGCCTGGAGGAGACTTCCAAGGCCACCCTGACATGCAGCAGCCCAACGCCAGCACACCTGGCCAGCCTCCCTTAGCGCAGCCACAGCTAAACTCCTCCCCCAGTGGCCCTCACAACGGGTCAGGCCAACCCCAGCATCCGCCCCCAAATCAGCTGCAACCCCCCAACAGTGCGAACACCCCCAACTCGAACAACTCAGTCCAGCAGCAGCAACAGTCCACTCCACCCAACTCTGCTCCGGGCTCCGCCTCCCACAACCAGCAGAACAACACCCCTGGCACTGGTGGTTCCATGCCCAATTCCGCCCCCAATTCGGGTCAGAACAACATGACCAACAACAATGGAAGCAACACCCCTGGCAGCAACCCAAACCCCCCGTCCAACTCTACCCCAAACACCCAGTCCCCCTTGCCGCCCGGCCCATCTGCCCCCGCGGTGGGGCCTGGCTCTGGCCCGGGAAAACTGGGAGGCCCCGGCATGGTCTTCCCCTGCGGCCTTTGCATGGCAGAGGTGCACGACGACCAGGATGCCATCCTATGTGAGGCGTCGTGCCAGCGTTGGTTCCACCGCGACTGCACGGGCCTGACGGAGCCCGCGTATGGGCTGCTGACGCGGGAGAGCGCCGCTGTGTGGGCGTGCGACTTCTGCATCAAGACCAAGGACATTCAGGCCGTGTTTGTGCGCCAAGGACTGGGCCAGCTGGTGGCGGCTAACGAGAGCTGA